CACATGCCAACAGGGCATCAGAGAGGAGCGAGGCCAGGAAGAAAAGCTGATAGGTGGTGTTCAGGTAGTCCCCACCCACCTTTAAACTCACCCACCCTTCCAGCTCATGGCTGTGCAAGGTTATGGCAGTTTGCCCCCATGCGTAAGGCCTCATGTATGGGCCAGGCTCAGAACATCCCCCCCCGTGCCAACACAGCCCAGTTCAGAGATGTAGCAGCCCTTCTGGCACTCCGTGCCTCTGGCTTTGGGGGCGAGGGAGGAGTAATGGACGAGATGCAGTTTAGAGATATTGGAGGCAATCTGGCCACAGATACCAGGTCAAACCCTGACCTACAAGAAGTGACACAGCATCTTTCCTGTCCCTAGAGAGCAGTCAGGACCTTTCGGTTTTGATCCAACAGATCCAGAGCAAGTGAATTGCAGGGGGTTCCAGGCATCTCCAGCAGGGAGAATGTCAGGAGTGAATCTCTGCAGACTTCCAAGACATGAGGTTTTCTCCACTCCCAAAGCAAATGCTTACTTTGCACAGAACAGCTTGCTCCACCTCGCTGCTTGCCTGTGCGCCACTCACGTTACATTCTTTGGCCTCTTCCAACCTCGCCCTGTTGATCTGATTGCCACAGGGTCAGACATTTCTCCGCCCTGATCAGAAGCACTTCTACAGCATGACAGTATATAAGTAGCTAGTCGAAAGAGCAACGCGAACAAACCCAGGACACCCTGGTGAGGACACAAGTTGCAGCACCCAAGAGCTGTCAGCGGACACTTTCCAAACTCTCTCTCAAACAGAAACAAGCTATTCAGAGAGGCACTACACTGGGCTCTGTTTATCTGCCTGGCTGGGCTTTCCTGGGAACAGGGACCATTTCCCATTGCCACCAAGCTAACAGCCAAGCACCCCCCTCCGCTGGTAATTGACCCGCATAAGCCCTTTGGAAGATGATGCACCTTGCTTGGCACTTGCCGTCTGGTGCCTGTAGCAGACCTGACACAGAAAATGAATGCTTTCCTGTGGTGCCTACAGCAGGCCTTCTTGTGGGCACTGGCCGGCAGAGGAGGGCAGTTTGGTTATGGAGGCTGGCAGAGAAAGGTGCCCTCAGGAAGGATTGAGTTCATTCCTCATACAGCCCCAGTGGCCAGAAACATGCTGCCTTCAGCAGACTGATCTTCTGTGAGGACCCCAGCAAAGGAATGGCTTTCGATTAGCTGGGAAAGGCACCAGGAAACTGCAGCTCTTTAACACCCTCCTaggtctggctggctgggggaagcatgACACCATTTCTTTGCTCTGGTTCCATATCAAATTCTGCACCAGCTCAGGGGCCTCACAGACAAGGGCTGGCCGGTGATAGTTTCTCCCACACTCTTCAGGCCAATCCGACAGCTGCGATCAGCAGGAACACTGCGGCTGGCAGGCCCTAGGCAGAATAGACATGGGCACCACGCCCACACTTTACTTGAGAGTCCTTGAGTCTCAGAACTTCATTGAAGAGGTTGACAGATTAAGGGCCACACcacatgtgtgtggggggaggggagggagagataaGGCAACGCAAGAACTAAATCAGTGTGAACTGGTCATGAGCTagccagggatggggaaggagcgGGCTATGGTCAAGGAGCAGAGGGACTGTTTAGCAGAAGGGATGGAGTTTGAGCTAGTGCAGGCAGAGGGGCAactacagcctgcaggccacccCCAGCCTGTGGGACCATTCAGGTGAGCccgagccagggagcagggtcaggggggcttgctccactctgccccgcctgccagccagggagcagggttgggggcttgtTCTAATCTGCCTGGCACACTGTGCAGGCATAACCTCATTGTGGTGCTTCAAAAACACcatggaggaaggagggggcaggaggttcCTGGTGAGTTTACACTGGTCTTTGCCTCTTCTTGTCCACGGGGTATCTGGGCTTGAGCCTTGTCAGGGGACTCGGACAACTGACACAACCAGGCCATAGGAGGGCCCAGGTTTTCACCGTGCAAGCAATCTTGGACAAGCAGTGCTTTGAAataggggcagcagggaggggttcAGCTTGGTTAGATCATTGCAATGGGTTCTGATGGGGGAATTCACTGTGTGGAGAAACACTTCCTTTTAGCCGTTTTAACATTGATGCCTATTTTCAtttgtcagaggggtagccgtgttagtctgaatctgcaaaagcgacgaggagtcctgtggcaccttcagttagtctataaggtgccacaggactcttcgtggtattttcatttggtgacccctagttcttgagtTACCAAAGGTGATTAAATGCTGGACCTTCACTGTTGAGAGTGCATCTGCCATCTCTTGAGGTCTTCAGGTTAAGCCTGGTGGCCCTGCTGGAAGATACTTTAGCCAAAACACATGTTATGCAAATCACTGGCCTCAACACAGTTTGGGAGTCCCAGTTTAGGTGAATAATTTGTTGTGGCCAGAGGACTTGCCCATTTGGCAACAGTGCTATGCCCACACATGCCAGCTGCATGATGGCAGGGGTCCATACGGGTCTATTTCCAAATCTGGGTTTGGAACTCAGCAATCTACCTCCACAAACCGGAGAAAGGACATGCCTGTTTGTATCCTCAGCTGCCCGCAACACAACTGCAGCTTTGCAAGTCCTGCACGTGTGGGAAACACATCAGTGGCTGGACAACATGGTGGATACACCTTATCTGAGGGTTCAGATTACTGGGGTGGGACTTTGGTTACCTGGTGCTTCAGTGTATACTACTACTGCTGCCTTAcatctctgggacatctggcactcCACAGCTTCTTCTGCCAGCTGCAACACCACCCTGCAGTAAGGCAAGGGATTTTTTCTTCTGTCAGTCAGATGCAGCGAAAAGTTCCACTCCTAAAAGCTGCTCGGCATCTGGGCCACATGCATGTTTACGTGATTTCCACATGCCCGATGTATGCATACCTAAACACATAGGGCAGGAGAATCAGGCAACAAGAAGGCAAGTGTTACTAATAACAGTTGGTCACAAGCTCTCGTCATCTGCACAAACATTTCATAGTAAGTGTTATATTGTATAGAATAAATACATTCTACTCATTGGGAAAGGGAACCCATGCACACACACTACCTCTCATGTTAGCTGGGCTGGGGATGAAAACAAGACAGCGAGGCAGGATCAGAGTGATGTACCCAGTATTTTTGAGTATGGCCTGAAGCGAAGGGATGTGGGCAGAGGGGTCCCCAAGCTTCATACTTGGCTGGTGCAGCAGTATCAGTACTTGGAGTATCTGCGcagtgctctgccccagaggcCCTTGCACTCAGAGTCAATTACTGGTTACCATCCTTATTATACACACACTCCTCTCTAAAACATTACCCCTGCTTACTTATGCACATGGATCTGTTGTATTCATGGGAAATGGCCTAGTATAATCATTGGACATTCCCTCCCATGCACAAAGGAAAATGAGTGGTAATTCTGAATCAATATCAAGATCCAACAGCTAAATAGACCGTTATGGtccagaccagggatgttaaaaagcagggaggttttttgtaaacatgtaacccctgaaaatttcagcagttaaatGTTTacatgtggggtgggagtgggggggggggagaagggtgggtGCTTGTGTGTAACCGTGAGGGTTAAGCGacgagcctgggctcattggttaaccgtttAAACAAATACACTAACACACCCCCAGTCCACATTAGATGTAGCAGCTCGACAACACAACTGCAAGTGCCCTTGCTAGCATACACAAGACTGACATATCCAGCTTTCTACAGCATCATGTACATAGAGATTTATAAACTGgtacctcctcctccccacctgcaAACACACACGCCCAGTATGGAAAGGCTGTGGCAGCCTATAGAATGAAGACCAGGCACAGGTTTCCACTGGTATGATTTGTAACCCCAACTGAAGTAAACATGCATCTCTCTACCACCAACCGGCCCAGGGAAATCAGGGTTAATAAGAGAAACACATTTCTAGAAGTCCATaggtgtttggttttttattAGGACTGACACATTCATTGTATGTCACAACTTCCACTGATCAATGCGTTTTAGAAAAATCAAAATGCCAGCACCAGCCAGCAAGAGAATGGGGCTTATATAGTAACAGTTTTGAAAAGGCATTAAATGTTTACTGCCCCCCATCCATAACCCTCCCAtccatccccctcccttcccctccccccaaattctcACAGCTTTGATTGTATTGATAAGCTTGGTTTGACAAATGTTTCCCAGCTGTCAGGTTATTCTCACGGCCACAAAGAGGCTAACTAGAACTCAAAAAGGCCAGGAATTACTTTAATGGTAAAAAAGAGCGGATATGGCAACACTACTAGTAAAGTGGGATACATCACAGAAACAAAAGTCTTTGCAGGCAACACTGGCTGGAAATAGTAAAACACTTGATGGGTGAAAAAAGTGAAACTCTAAATTATATACAAGAGTAGCTAAGGGTGGCACTGAAAAACAGTCTCGTTTAATGTGACCCAGGGTTTAACTTGTCATTATCTATTGCTTATTTATTCAGATCGGTAATAACACTTTATATAGAGACAGATGTGTAAAAATGAAACTGTGGAAAAAACAGCTTTTCATATGAAATGCAAAGTATAAGCTCTGTCCAATGTGGAATGTACCTACAGTCATTTGTACAAggctctcattcttctctttataAAACCAGGTGGCCTGCCAAGCAAGTTAGCTGTATATTTTACTTGCTCAGGACAAGTTGCTTTGAATCAGTTGCAAGCATCTTTCATTCTGAAGTTCATTTTCACTTTGAAAGTCTAACTTGCCCTACAGTGAACAGACAGGATCTGTACGTGTCTGCTAGCAAcatggaagggaggcaggaactcTTATCCTTATGAAGGACGAAATTCAGTTGTTAAACTTTAATGGGTATCCAATGGCTTTTTCCAGGCACTCTACCAAAGAGCCAGCAGAAAGAAAATCCCTCTCCACTTCCACAAATTTGATGTAGATGGATTTAGGTGACACCCCTGGTTCTACGATGCAGTTCTGTGATAAAAATCCATTAATCCCAACCCACTCTTTGCTGAAGGTTTTGGTGTTGGCCTGAAAGTGTAAAAACAAGCACTGCTGGAGAGTTCTAACCTCAGCAATGCCAAGGTAACAATAGATAATTCTGGTGGACTCCATCTCCACCCTGAGAGAGGCCTGCGGCGAAGGAACATCTACCTCCCCTGGAGTCTCTTTCCCAGGATCTGTGCCTATGCGGTCTACATGAGGTGAGTGGGGTTTCTCCTGGCAATCTTCATAACCAATGGCATAGAGGCCAGGGCTTTTGGGAATCCCCCCTGGTAATAAATACTGAACAACATTTCCTCCGGTTGGCTTAGAATGTGCTATGGGTATCCAGTCGATTTCCATGTGCAGCTCCAGGCACCTTGCTTCGCTAATAGTAATCTCTAGGAATTTATAGTAAACATTTTTCCAGTTCATTTTCTGGACTCTCGTCATAACGATCCTGCCCTCTGGCTTCTCCGAATTGAAATATTCCCTAAGCCGCTTCCCAAGAGGCACCTGGGAACTGATCTCTGCGTAGTGGTACCGAATATCCTCCTTCCAGCGTGTGTTATAACCAATCCCAAAAATGGCTAGTTTGTTAGAAAGGTGTAGCCTGGAGAAGTCTGTCCAGCTCTGAAACAGCTCCCATTTTAACTGGACGGATTCCAAGATTTGCACAATATTCTGCATGACGTCTTGCTTCCTAGAAAAATTAACAAATGTAAACCATAAGATGGAGCTCAGCTCAAACTGaagcaaaactaaaaaaaaaaaatcatcaagttTGAAAGAGCACATTAACTTTCACAAAACATTAACCAAAGCAAGAACAGTCATCAACTGAAAAATTGGTGGCCAACGGAAAACAAGCACTCATCAGAAACATCACCGTCTGCGCTAATGCATAGAATTCATCATTAGCATTTAATTctttcaaagtgctttagaaaAGCCTCCAAGAGGTCTGTGAAGCAGGTAATACAATGATAAAGATGGGCATTGTTTCCTAAAATGAAAAAACAGAATCTCAACAGGAACATTTAACCCAGATATATtacacacaacacacagactacgtctagactggcatgattttccgcaaatgcttttaatggaaaagtttttccgttaaaagcatttgcggaaaagagcgtctagattggcacggacgcttttctgcaaaagcactttttgcggaaaagcgtccgttccaatctagacgtggttttgcgcaagaaagctccgatcgccatttttgccatcggggcttttttgcgcaaaacaataccgtgttgtctacactggccctcttgcgcaaaagcatttgcgcaagagggcttttgcccgaacgggagcagcatagtatttccgcaagaactctgacaatcttacatgagatcgtcagtgttcttgcacaaattcaagcggccagtgtagacagctggcaagtttttccgcaaaagcagctgctttttcggaaaaacttgccagtctagacgcagccacagtgtTCTAGAACAATCTTTCCTTAGCTAGGAACCTATCTCCCACTGAAGTGTTCTTCTaaaacagtgatgggcaaccaaggctagtgagcGGACATGAGGAATGGCCTTCCACCTCAGTGGGCTACACGACTGAAATCGGGCACGTGCACTAACCATGATCCCAATAATAAGATTAAATACATATTGTGCTCGAGTCTCTTTCTGTACCATGTCTTTCCAACACAAAGCAATCCATTATTAGAGGCAAATTAAATTGCCGGAAAAGTAACAAAGGAGCAGAGAAGCACGCGGCTCTCACAATGTTGCATGCAATAAGCACGCACCTCACACGCACCCTggctttaagtgtgtgtcacttcaCATTTTGCCAGGGGCTGCTCGACTCTTCCTCTCTGCTGCAGGCCCCGCAcctactccatcccttccctcacGCCCCcatgcagccccttccctgcctcctccccagagcaTGCCTGTGccttctcctccacctcccgCCCAGCATTTCTGAAGTGCtatgaatcagctgatttgtgCCCCATCCCACTCATCACACTcactcccagagcttgaacactgTGAATCAACACAGTATCCAAACTTTGGGAGGGAGAGGCGTGGGGATGGGGCGCAAATCAGCCAGTTCGCAATGCTCTGGAaacactgggagggaggggaaggagtaggtAAGTGCAGGGCCCCAGAGGGTGagaggcatgggggtggggggcacacaggccacacacagaaccccaatagGCCTCAGGCTGCTCACCAATGTTCTAAAAGCTCTGTGCTAGGGattatttgggggaagttttcTGGCCTGTCACACAGGTGGACAGACTAGATGATAACGGCCCTAGCTGACCTTGGACTTCATGAAAAGATCAATGGGAGATCAGCACCTCAACAATCTGAAAGGTAGCCCTTGGACACACAATGTGCACATTCTGTGCGAAGAGGCCAAGCTAATGCTGCAGTATCAATGTTACTACTTTTGCAGTTTTTTAATCTTATGCTACAGTACATTTTCATCATTTAAATGTCTGTCTTCTCTTTCCCCCAACACAAACCAAAACATACACACGACAACAAAGAACCAAGACACCAGAACTTCTTTAAACAAACTAGACCTCTGCTGATAAAAcatacttttctgcaaaagttgAACTATAATTTCATCAGTAGATAAAAACAAGTGCATGTTCTCTTAGTTATATTGTTAGTTCCACTTTTACGCAAAATTTCATCTTCCTCGCAAATGGCAATGCAAATGGGCCATGCAAGAACGAAAGAGTTAACTGTACTGAGTAACAGTGCTTTTCAGCAAACTTTCCTCTGCTGCTATGGACAGAAAGGTATGTACTCAACA
This genomic stretch from Pelodiscus sinensis isolate JC-2024 chromosome 26, ASM4963464v1, whole genome shotgun sequence harbors:
- the MSANTD2 gene encoding myb/SANT-like DNA-binding domain-containing protein 2 isoform X2, whose amino-acid sequence is MAAPCGSSQLPAAEPPLKIPKMEVLSPGSPSALSDGNPSLSDPSTPSGASPLGPAGAAAAAAAAGAGAGGRGGASPSVSFSPGGAAAAAAAAACRGMSWTPAETNALIAVWGNERLVEARYQQLEGAGTVFGSKAPGPAMYERVSRALAELGYERTPSQCRERIKTLRRCYSRVKEHGVGKRKSSYTFEQLEQVFGQGGWDSQPCQPVLINSSGLYQELESDGSTMEEYSQEDWGNHSQDLHCYQGGDPELDEMPATKRTLKIKQESSEESQKQDVMQNIVQILESVQLKWELFQSWTDFSRLHLSNKLAIFGIGYNTRWKEDIRYHYAEISSQVPLGKRLREYFNSEKPEGRIVMTRVQKMNWKNVYYKFLEITISEARCLELHMEIDWIPIAHSKPTGGNVVQYLLPGGIPKSPGLYAIGYEDCQEKPHSPHVDRIGTDPGKETPGEVDVPSPQASLRVEMESTRIIYCYLGIAEVRTLQQCLFLHFQANTKTFSKEWVGINGFLSQNCIVEPGVSPKSIYIKFVEVERDFLSAGSLVECLEKAIGYPLKFNN